The genomic stretch AGTCAGTTCGTCTGCACAATGTTTCTCATGCCAGAGGTGGAAGAGACCGGGGACTGGTGTCCTCACCACAATAAGGTCACCATGCAAGTACTTCCTGTAAAGGTGAACATCTTCACCGCCCCAGCCTTTCACTTCCAAGTCAAACCCCCCTATAAAACAACatcagaaaatattattttggtaTAAAAGCTAGATCTAAGGCAAAAAAAGCAACAGTCCTTGTGTAACGTATTAAGGAATCTTATATGACATACCAGAAATTCTGAAGCAGCTAACTGTAACTACTCCATGTCAAAGCATGGCAAATTGAGGGAGAGAAGCTTCAAGCATACTGCATTCTTTGTGGTGGAAACTGCCTAGGACATAGATCATGCACTGCTGGCATCAAGCAGTCTCTTACAACAGTCTCCAAATCGCATTATGCGTGACATACCATGTGACAGCTGCAGCAAGTGGTAAGCAAACCTTACTGCGTatgcttttctgttatttttagcaATCACAATGGATTTTAGCATCTGGATAATGAAGCAGTCATGCACCATATGAAAAAGCCTTCTCTATGAATGCCAGCAATTACTCCATAGATCGCAACTCAAAATGTTGGATTAAGAGAAGGAATCCAATTCCACCATTTTAAGTTCTCTCTTGCCTTACCAGGACCATAGTGAAAAATCAATCCAGACTGACGCACAAATGAAAAACTCTAGAATTCTGTCATTTTCATTTAGCACATAACATACACATGGCAATATGACTGCTACTAGAAATCAGGCTGCATTAAATAACTATATAGCACTTAAGGCAAGCAATATAATACCATCTACTTCCGGCAGGTTATTTTCAAGACAGCCTTCTAAACTGAAGTACATCAGGCTGTTGTGAGTTGTAATGGCATGCCACAAGAGGGTGCCAAAGTACATTTCTAAAGCCTTAAACCGCTATATCCAACTATTACTACTcaagcagtttaaaaaacaagggaattttaacatttattttctatgGGAGGTTTACTTGGGAGATGTGCTTCAGGAACTTGGTTAATTTGCTTCACATAATCGAAAAGTATTTTTAGAAGTTCCTGAATGAAATGCTGTTGATATTAACAAATGTTGTGGCTTTTAACAACTGTTGGTCAGATGGCATGTCAAAATCTAAAAAACTAATCTAACTCTTTGTTCAAACTTGACAATCTGCAAGTCTGACTGCTGGACTCAGCAAAATAGTATGAGACAAATGTATTACTTTCTTGAAGTTAGATAAGAATAGAGAATCAACTTTTGAATACCTTGCTACAAAACAATTTAGTTTAATTACATCTTACCAACAGTCAGAAAGTCTGTCCGATATTGACAAGTCATCCCAAAGCCAAAATCCCGCCAGAAACCAGAATCCTTCTTGTGTACCTGCAATTTTAAAATGCTAGTGTTTTGAAATGTAAGATACAATGAAGGAAGTACATTGTACTTGGTTTTGTAGAAACCTAAATTCTTCTGATCATTTGCTAAATGCAGGATGCAGCATATAATGCTTCAAATATTTGTGTCATATATATTGCATACGTGTGGACCTAATTACCTGTTGCTCTCTTCATCATTTTTTCTCCAATTCCAAATACTTACTCTTTGCAGTTTCCACTTCTACCTTTCTGCCACTCTACTCCTCTGTTCTCTATATATCTGCTCAGACCAAGTAGAAAATTTTTGGTAGTCTATTGCCAAATCCTCTGTTCCCAGTACTCCAATTCCTACCCATTTTCTAATGCCACATTTGTCCCCTCTTGTTTTGATATTACAAGAAAAGTAAGCTTTATGGTTGAAGTCAGCAATCATACAGCTGTTAGGATTCAAAGTAAATAATATAGCTGTCAGGCTAAAGTTCACTCTTCTCTCAGCTGTGATTACTTGAGGCCAAAAGTAAAAGTTTCCCTTCTAACTTCTGCAGTATTCTGGCAAACAACTATTTtggggggctggggtgggggtgctccTTTTTTAGTAAGACTATGttgctctttcctttctctcctccaaACTTATCTACTTCAGAAGTTCCAGCTGTTAAAACCTCCATTTCATTTACACAGCCTCTTAAAAAAGAGGATAAGGCTGGACATTAATTGCAGCCCTTCCATCTTTGGGCCAGAAATATAGCCCTTCCTCCTTTCTGCTGAGCACAAAATTATCCTTGAACATATTCTCTTGAATGTTTgcgggttttatttattttcactacAAGCTCCCCTGAGCAGCAGTGTTTCTCAATCAGAAAGCAAGATGTAATTAATTTCCTAACAACCGATGATTCTGGTGGATGTTGGATAGCAGAGGTAAAAAACAACTTGCATGAATAGGACAGCTACATACAGCATGAACACCCTGAACATCTTGCCTACCTCGACTTACGTGGAATTCACCCTGCAACTATCGTTTGGTAGTTAACAAAGAGAAGTCTACACTGAGGAAAGCTTGTCAAGAAGTGTTCAGTGTTCGTTCACACCTTCtctggctgctggagcacaatgAAGAGACAGTTGCTGCCATGGTACAGTTAATGCCCCTATCCTGATAAAATCTTGTCTTTCAAAACCAGAATTAAGCATTAGGCCAGAACTACCAACTTCCTTTCATTAGTTGCACGTTTTTCTAAAATCTAGGTAGAACTATGGTTTTATCTAAGAATATATGACTTTTGTACTGTTTGATAAGCTTCTTTTCCAAGTGCTTTGCCTATAATGGATACAAGTGCTTAGATATTTAGACATTGCCAAAGGTTCTAAGATATCCCAAACACACTTAATTAGTTTTTAATACAGGGCACAACTAACTCTCTTCAGAATAAATCAGGCTGCTTACCAATTGCTGCTCCACAGGGGGTGGTAGATCTTGGTTGGCATAGACAATAGCAGGATTATAGAGGCTAAATACCACAGGataaaaaaccttctttcctaGAAGTCAAAAGGTAATTATTTATTATGACCATCCCCTTTCTGAAGGCAAGAGGAAACTGTAGAAGTCTCCTCTTTATGTGAAATGTTATTAGCCATCTAATGAAAACCAATAAGTATAAAGTCTATCCGCTAAAATTTTCCACTTAGGGAGACCATAACATCTTCTGGGGCAGagcccacaggaaaaaaataaaaatatatacacatatacacatatacatataaataaaaatagcacaaTATCACATTGGCTGAcacagcaaaaaaaccctaaaataatTGTAAGCAATTAGGCTATAAAAATAACCAAGACCAAGTAACACTCTGCATAGCCTGAGGTTTATTTAAAGGCATGTGATTTCCAGCATGTATGAGCCCTGCAAGGTCATTAAGCATGGTAAGTATCTTGATTATGCTGTGACACCAATTTTTCACCTCTTACAGAAATCTGACAAATGTTTTTCAAGGTTCTCTTGCATTGCCAGTAGTGCACAGGCATCAGCAGTAGCCCATGAGAATACACCATATTCTGATTTGGGCACCAACTCTGACCATGTGTGAGATGTCTTCAGCTCTCACTTGAAGCAGAGGTGGCACACTGTCAGCACAAGCTGTCAAGCAGTCTTGCAAACTGCCTTCCTTGTGAAAGTTCACAAAGCGTTCCTCTCCAAAGTTTTCCCAATTACTTATACAACCCATTTCACGAGGTGCAGCCACAgacaaaagtaaaagaaagagcACGAATTAGAATCCAAATATCTGATCTATAGCAGTCTCCCTTGTCCATTCATTATGTGAAGAAAAATATCTATTCATTCCAAACTGATATTTGAAGAATAAGATTTCTGGCTGCAACAAATCTGTAATAAgagtaagcattaaaaaaaagaacaaaaatatgttTGACAGGAGGAGGCCTTAGAGTGCATGAGAATAGAGTTCAAAACTcaagaaagcatttttcttcttgtagAAGCTTGTAAAACGAGTAAGCTTCATAAACTTGAGACAACCTGGTCAGAAAACTTCAGAGCTTGGGATGTAAACATGGAACCCTAGCTCTGCCTCAGTCTCTGTAAGGAACGCGTTGTATAGCTTTACTGCAAACCACCCGTGTCTTGGCCATACAAGTATAAATGCTAGAAAAGATAAAACCAACTTGCTGGAGATTTTTGTATAACAAAATAACCTTCCTCTTCCATAAGACTTCACACAGAGTTTTGTTACACAAAGTCTCCTACAAATTAAACTGTCTGACTTTTTCTTATTTAGCTAAATCAATAGGAAATGTGAAAACTTATCTATTGTGcaaaaaatacaatgaattctTATCTCAAGACAAATTACATTAAGGCAGAAATTATTTCTCAGTCTTGATAGTATTTTCTTTTAAGCacagttatttttccttttgctagaTGCATGCTATTGAACAGGTTCTACCATTCAAACTAGTCTATGTGCTCAACTCAGAACAGTTTAAAAGCCAAACAAGACAAGACACAGTTACGGCAACTTAAAAGGAGCATACCAGGCTCTGCATTCAAGCGGCAACTGTTGAGGAACTCAGCTGTGAAATAAATATCAACGTCACAGAAGAACATCAGGACCTCGCCCTTCTCCCAGGCTCTGGCACCCATGTCAAGTCCCCGGCCACGGTTAAATTCCTCATTCAAAGAGACGAGCGTGTAATTGTGGAAGTTAgtttctctgaaaagaaaaacagagtcaaattcaaaataaatccaTGTGTGGGGTGGAAGGACTTTTATACTTTTCCAGCATTTTACAGTAATTTCATTTCggacatttttaaaaatccagttctGTATCAGGATCAGAAAGAATCAGTTCCACTTAGTTCTCTCTCTTAAAACATCAGAGTTTAGACAATGCAAACAGATGAACCTGAGTCTTATTTCATAACTTAATTTTGCACTTAATTATtcagacagattaaaaaaagcctTCTGGCAATGGATGTGAATTGAAATGTTCTCTGAAATTACGACGGCATCTGAAAATTGTCCCCACAAACTAAGAATCCCTCACTAATAGGACAATATCCCTCTCTGATCCTCTGAAATCTTCAAGGAGCTCAAACCAAGAAAGCCAGAGTCCTGGCTCCACCAAAATCATGAGGCAAAAGCTCATTTGTACATTGATGCCACCATAACCTAGTCAAATTACTTCTTCCTCACTATTTCATACCAGCACCACACATGTGCCCACTTGCTGCAGAAGGAGGAAAGTGTAGCAAGGGAAGCTGGAAATACACCTGGGGAATATCTTCAAGCAAAATAAACTACTACTTCTGAGACACTTTGCAGGGCAATTTCTTGAAGATACAGAGGAAAGATATTCAAGAGCAGCACCATTAAAAAGGTAAAGACCCAGATAAAGACACAGCGAGTCTGCTGCACTGAACGCAATTTTAGGTGAGAAGAACAGAAAGCCTCGTGGCGAGCGTAGCAGGGGGCAGAAAGCACCTCAGACACAGAAGAAGCCAGCATTCAGCAAGCTAAATGTCATGGTGGCTTTACAGGAGTAAGACAGAAGAATTCATTGCTACCTAAAGGTTTCTATGCATGACAGACCAATTCACCATGACATTTTAATCCAGCAACACAATAGTCTGCcaaatacatttcattaaaaaagccTTGGTGCCGCGTTGTACGACGGAGACATGCAGGCTGCAGGTTCATTCCTGGCTAACAAATTTAATAGGCTCCCAGCTCAGGAAAGAGAATAAGAGCTCAGGCAGAGAACTAACTCCTTAGAGACTGATGGACACAGCTACTCAATCTGAAAGCGAGACAGGTTTCTCACCTAATTGGGCAAAGCTGTCCCATTCTTCTGGagacagaaaagcaacatttAGGAATTTTATATCCAAACTGCTGTAATGCTATTTGCTGTAAGTCATGACTGACGAAACACCCTTTGTCTGAAGCTGTTCTATGGAAAAAGGTAAATACAGGGGGCATGCTGGAGCCATTACATCGTACATAGAGGATAGAGGACAAAGCTTAACTTCTTGACCAGACAGACTCAGCAGTCCACCAGCCCTGACTACAGCAGCCAGTCATTTCTCTTCTTcatcatgaaaataaattctCCAGTGAAAGAGCTGTCACAATGCGCATCCCAGTTCAGTAGCAATTAAATATTGTGCCATTAATTCTGAACAGTCTGTTAAGGTGACTGAATATTCATGGCAAAATTCATTCCTGTAATTTTTGGTGCTGTCAGATGAAAACCTCAAAGCCACTGCTGTTAGTCTTTCTTGGCCTATAGCCTGGATTTTTAGTTGTGCATGCCTTCAGATACAGAAAACTCAAAACACTGCCTAAAAGTTTACAGGACACTTCCAGCTTAAGCTGTGAAATGCCAAATGAAAGATTATTCACTGCAAGTAAAGCTTACTTTTCTTATCAACCTGTAACAGCCTAtaaaattctttattttattgtttctttgttttcaaaaatcacTAACTGCCAATCAATAGTCTGTATTGACTGATGTTGGATATACTTACTTACCTAGCTACAGACTCTAGGATGCTTTTTACTTCTGACAGTCCATCTTGTCCAAAATATACCACAGTGAGATGAATACGCTTATCCTGATGAATACACACATCCCTATAAGCATAAAGATGAGCTGCTTTTATTACTTGCCACACAACAGAAACCTCAGGTACTTTAAAAAACATTAGCAGATACAAGTATTTTGGTGAGACTTCAACtagcttttaaagaaagcaaagaaaaatgttttcccacttctttccccatctttcccaTTTGAATTAGAAGGTACCAATACTGTGTGCCTCATTCCAACACCTTATTTTAGAAACAGAAGCTCAGAAGTGGATATAAGTACAAAAATGAGCATGCTCAAGATCAATTTCCAGGTTCACAATGGCCCTGGAATTTAATCTAAAAGGGGTTTTGGTGTAGTTTGAGAAGCTCTTAAATCCATTTAGAAGGAACATTTTCTCCATACAACAGGTTCAGTTGCAAACATTCCAAGGCAGTTGCACACAATGTTGGAATCATTAGTTCTATCATAAATCCACCAGAACAGAAATTcatttggaaaatggaaaaaaacctgaaagtcAGCAACATAGCTCACTGGATAGTCCAACACACCTACCTAAAGTTTTGCATAAATTGTGCAAATGCCTCAGTTCTTCCAGCAAGAGGAACAATAATGTTAATGATTGATCTAGAAATATCGACTGTTTCACTCTTCACTTTCATGAGTGGTCCAAAAGGCCGGAACAATGTGACATGCCTGTATTCCATGCCATCCATCTTCTTATAAAACAGTTCATACTGTGTCCCCTTATCTCTTTCTGTACGATAGTAACCTGAAGAATAAGTCACACAAGTAATTTATGAAGTCAAAGATCCCAtcaattttatttcagaaacactgtttttcttgagaactataaagaaataaaaaataaagctgtcTAGGAaaagcttctctgtttttttcctaaaataagcAAAAACAATCCCACAAACCACTACGAATTACAATCCCTCTTCTGCCTTCTTAGCACTGATTTGAAAAACAATCTCAAACCAGTAGCTCCCCCCTTGCTTCTCAGAGCTCAGAAATATGTTTTATGGTCCTACATCAACTTCTCAGGCAGGTTTTCAAGCAGAATAAGAATCAGGCATTCCCACTGAAAGAGGAATTCAGCCTCGTTATCTAATACTGCCTTTTCTTAATCCATTCAGTAAGGGGCCACCCTTACCCTGAGCTACTCCACAGTAACAGCGGAGATCATCTGGCCAAGCAATGGACACAACACAAGCTGTGGGCAGAACAGATGAAACGTAGTAACTTGCTTGGCAAAGCCCATGAAGTCTGAAATACGATACCTAAAGAAAATCCCTATGTGATAAATGCTGGAATACTTTAAAACTATCGTTTTGGTTGCTGACTGCAAGTTACACTGTTTTCTATCCCATATACAAGGATAGTGGCATTTTACTACAGACATGGCATTCAGAGGACAGACAGAACAAGTTTTCTATGTAGCTATGACACTTTTTATTTGATAAAACAATTAGACTGCTATAAATAACATTATCTACTGCTACATATAACATGACATTATCTACTACTACTCTCTATTTTACCATAAGATGCTTACTGGGTAACTGAATCTACCCCTTTCAGGACAAATATTTAAAGTTAGCTGACTGCTTTCATTTAAGACCCATCAAGGAATTAAATCCAACCAAATAGCCTCTCCAATGTTAAACCACAAAGGAAAAGATCAAGACTCATCCGTGGATTTGACTGGATTGCTAATCCCACATCTGTATTACCTCATGCTAGCCTGAGGGTAAAAATTGATGACAGGAAGGATACTCCAACAGAATTGCCCTTTGTTCATCCCAtctcagctctcctctctccccacagAAGAAAAAGGTAGAGTATAGTTAAAGAACATAAGATAGGTAATGAACCAAACAGCTTTCAGCTGAGCAGGCCACACCAACCACTGTAAAAGCTAATGAATAGCTACATATCCCAAAACGGGACAAACACCAGTGTATTTCCAGTCACTTGACAGGTTGCAGCCTGACCTGCCTTTTCTCCTGCAAGCAAGCCTGCCAAGCAATTGTTCTAGCCTCACTTCCAAAATACTCTTCCAGCCTCCTGCCTGGAAAGGTGGTGACAGGAAATGATATATGAACTGTGAAGTGGTGAAACAGAGGTTTGTCTTCTGTGTGCAGTACTGATACTGTCTTTTTAGTTATTTCAGGCTTTTTGCAAATGAAATGAGGGCCTAAGAATGTATGCAGGGAGCAGCCCTCACATTAAGAGCAgcttgtttttaatttgcttctttCTAGCTCAGGAACTAGAAACAAGTTGTCTTACAGCTCTACTTTTCCTCTGAAGAAACTTATCTCCATACCTCAGGGCTTTTCCTGTGTCAGTTTTCATCCATACTCTGTTCCTCCCATTACTTTCTCATTCCACACAAAAAGCAGAGGTATGTGTACACAGTCTTGCCCCAACTTTCTTCCTCTGCACCCCAGACTCCCCCTCTACCTTCAACCTCCATCCAGTTGCTCAACATCCTTTCTCTTGATCTACCTAACTCCTGCGACATCCTTCTGCCTCAGCTTCCTTCCCCCAGTCACTCCCCAAACCACATCTAgtttccccttctcctgcccaTCCTGTATCTGCCTCTTTAACAGTAACTTTCCTATTCCACTTCACTATCTTGCTACTTCTCTAATGCACTTTCTTGCAGGTGAGCACATGCACTAACACAATTTACAGGAAATGTTGATTACTATCAGTGAGGGCCAGTGGGAGACAGGGTGTAGCAGAACAAGCTGATGCCACGATTGAAAGTTACTGGTGACCAAATAAAACCTTTTGACTAGATGTTCTCTAGCTGTTTAACAAAGTTTTGCAATGCACTCTTATTTATTCCTTCGTGAACACACAGCTACATAAAACAAGCACAATGTTTTAATACTGATGACAAGCATGACAATTTCAAATTAGCATGTTAATTACAAGTATTGAAAAGGGTGTTTCAGTGTAACAGTGAAAGTTCACAAAATCTTGACTGTtacaagtaggaaaaaaaacaaacccatgcATCCCTGTCAGTCCTTTTCCATTCCCACCTCTTGTGTAGAGTAGTCCAATGTTGTATCTTGAAAACAGCTTCTTGGTTAGAGGAGTAGTTGATGCACCACAGTAAGTGTTTTCACACCATGTTCTCATGTGATATACAGCAAATACTTTACACCACTACTCCTGGGTATATTAACATTCAATATTGTATATTCTTTTCTCTAGTATCTAATAGCTATTTAAAGATGAAAATACACCCTAAATGGTAAGCAAAGTTTTAAAAAGCCTCTGTCACAATTGCCAGTAGCTTATCTCTAATCAAAGGATAAGCTTAGACCTCAGTCTACAACATGATGGTGgtacaggagagaaaagaattcttcaaaataattaaaatactgcTTTACTTTTTGCTGTATTTGCTGTACATATGTAACTTGATAGAGACTTTAAACATACAAGTCAAAGTTTGAATACAGCCTTGTGAACATTCACGTGTTGGAATATAAGATTCCAAACTTGTGTCTCAACATTCTACTATCACcccacttttttattttatttcagtagcaAGTGTGTGCTCCTGAAGTTACTTTCCTTGCTATCAGCTAACCTCCCTAGGTAATCTACAGATTTGAATGATTTTATGAAATTAAAACTTCTATGCACAAAAGAAGTCAGAATTGAGAACAGCCAGAAAAAGTTAACATCTGTTTTACTTCTTAGTATATACAGGTTTTAAACATTCAGGAATGACTCATTATGTAATAAAATCGCTGCTATCTTACCTTCCAGCTAGAATACACTGGCTACCATTCAAAACGGAGATCCATAAGCAAAGAagtaaaaagcagcagaaatagtTTAACGGCTGTTATGTCCATGAAGCTTTACTCAATTTGCAGAGATGTTCTGTTTCTCACTAGGTAAGTTTAATCTTAGAAATACTGGGGATCAATTAACGTTTCATCAAAGCCAAAGCTGTTCTTCTATTCCCTTGAATGCTTGTAGTCTTACATTTGGTGTTACCAAGAAAGTGTTTTGTCTATAGAATTGAAGGTCTAGGtaccattttttattaaaattcccTGATGAAGTTCTCAGGACACTATTTTCCGATTGTATGGCGATACTCAAGGGGATG from Apteryx mantelli isolate bAptMan1 chromosome 7, bAptMan1.hap1, whole genome shotgun sequence encodes the following:
- the CSGALNACT2 gene encoding chondroitin sulfate N-acetylgalactosaminyltransferase 2 isoform X1, which encodes MGNGNIIRMPRRGLIIQARTRWLLVGLALLFSLILLMYLLECAPQTEGNGSLPGILGENMGKEYYQALLQEQEEHYQNRATSLKRQIAQLKQELQEMSDKLKTLQEKKSPKINGMNYQGTKEQASNDLLEFLHSQIDKAEVSMGAKLPSEYGVIPFESFTSMKVFQLEMGLTRHPEEKPVRKDKRDELVEVIEAGLEVINNPDEEDGQDEDDGVGERQLYNENDFVEGYYRTERDKGTQYELFYKKMDGMEYRHVTLFRPFGPLMKVKSETVDISRSIINIIVPLAGRTEAFAQFMQNFRDVCIHQDKRIHLTVVYFGQDGLSEVKSILESVARETNFHNYTLVSLNEEFNRGRGLDMGARAWEKGEVLMFFCDVDIYFTAEFLNSCRLNAEPGKKVFYPVVFSLYNPAIVYANQDLPPPVEQQLVHKKDSGFWRDFGFGMTCQYRTDFLTVGGFDLEVKGWGGEDVHLYRKYLHGDLIVVRTPVPGLFHLWHEKHCADELTPEQYRMCIQSKAMNEASHSHLGMLVFREEIETHLRKQAYRTNSEAVG